Proteins from one Catenuloplanes atrovinosus genomic window:
- a CDS encoding acyl-CoA dehydrogenase family protein: MNLLYSHVEESLRDSLRDLLRARATAGAPGGDGGFDAETWRLLAVELGVAGLVVPEELGGAGASLREAALVMEELGRFLAPVPYLGCAVMAATALRVAGDTALLARIADGSACVALAVPFAGTPATIEVADGVLTGRVGSVADAVAADVLLVPAGGDLYEVAAEGPGVVRTAVVSLDETRPLVDLALSAAPGRRIGPAPGALAAARTAGAALLASEQLGVAEWCLDTTVAYAKTRFQFGRPIGSFQAIKHRLADVWVSVAQARAVARYAAGAVSGVDLAGPEPRLAAALAQAHCGPVAVRAAEECVQLHGGIGFTWEHPAHRYLKRAKTTSIALGTAAAHRAELAGLLDLPIAPGSR; the protein is encoded by the coding sequence ATGAACCTGCTGTACAGCCACGTCGAGGAGTCCCTGCGCGACTCGCTGCGCGACCTGCTGCGCGCCCGGGCCACCGCCGGCGCCCCGGGCGGCGACGGCGGTTTCGACGCGGAGACGTGGCGGCTGCTGGCGGTGGAGCTGGGCGTGGCCGGGCTGGTCGTGCCGGAGGAACTGGGCGGCGCGGGCGCGAGCCTGCGCGAGGCCGCGCTGGTGATGGAGGAACTGGGCCGCTTCCTCGCACCGGTGCCGTACCTCGGCTGTGCCGTGATGGCGGCGACCGCGTTGCGGGTGGCCGGCGACACCGCGCTGCTGGCCCGGATCGCGGACGGGTCCGCCTGCGTGGCGCTGGCGGTGCCGTTCGCCGGGACGCCCGCCACGATCGAGGTCGCGGACGGCGTGCTGACCGGCCGGGTGGGGTCGGTGGCGGACGCCGTCGCGGCCGACGTGCTGCTCGTACCGGCCGGGGGCGACCTCTACGAGGTGGCCGCGGAGGGGCCGGGCGTGGTGCGTACCGCCGTGGTGTCGCTGGACGAGACGCGGCCACTGGTGGATCTGGCGCTGTCCGCGGCACCGGGGCGGCGGATCGGCCCGGCACCGGGCGCGCTGGCCGCGGCGCGCACCGCGGGCGCCGCGCTGCTGGCGTCCGAGCAGCTCGGCGTGGCGGAGTGGTGCCTGGACACCACGGTGGCGTACGCGAAGACGCGCTTCCAGTTCGGCCGCCCGATCGGATCGTTCCAGGCGATCAAGCACCGGCTGGCCGACGTGTGGGTGTCCGTGGCGCAGGCGCGCGCGGTGGCGCGGTACGCCGCGGGCGCGGTGTCCGGCGTGGACCTCGCCGGCCCGGAGCCGCGGCTGGCGGCGGCGCTGGCGCAGGCGCACTGCGGCCCGGTCGCGGTGCGGGCGGCGGAGGAGTGCGTGCAGCTGCACGGCGGCATCGGGTTCACCTGGGAGCACCCGGCGCACCGCTACCTGAAGCGGGCGAAGACCACGTCGATCGCCCTGGGCACGGCCGCGGCGCACCGGGCGGAGCTGGCCGGGCTGCTGGACCTGCCTATCGCGCCCGGGTCGCGGTGA
- a CDS encoding class I SAM-dependent methyltransferase translates to MPTNDAPHHHHQVARSFGGDAERYDRARPGYPDEMVREIIAATPHRDGPLDVLDVGCGTGLSARPFADAGARVLGVDPDPRMAAVARRHGIEVEEATFEAWPARGRVFDLVVAGQTWHWVDPAAGARRAAEVLRPGGRLAVFWNAMQPEPAVASTFGEINARLLPQAPTVADAVAAYRTMGATAADGMRAAGGLTEPEQWRYDRTRRYTRDEWLDQVPTQGFFTRLPAERLGPLLDEIGAAIDRAGGAFTMHVTTLVITATRAR, encoded by the coding sequence ATGCCCACTAACGACGCGCCACACCACCACCATCAGGTCGCGCGGTCCTTCGGCGGCGACGCGGAACGCTACGACCGGGCCCGCCCGGGCTACCCCGACGAGATGGTGCGGGAGATCATCGCGGCGACGCCGCACCGCGACGGCCCGCTCGACGTGCTGGACGTCGGCTGCGGCACCGGCCTCTCGGCGCGCCCGTTCGCCGACGCCGGCGCTCGCGTGCTCGGCGTCGACCCGGACCCGCGGATGGCCGCGGTCGCGCGGCGGCACGGCATCGAGGTGGAGGAGGCCACGTTCGAGGCGTGGCCGGCCCGCGGCCGGGTCTTCGACCTGGTCGTCGCGGGCCAGACGTGGCACTGGGTCGACCCGGCGGCCGGCGCGCGGCGCGCGGCCGAGGTGCTGCGCCCGGGCGGGCGGCTCGCCGTGTTCTGGAACGCGATGCAGCCGGAGCCGGCGGTCGCCAGCACGTTCGGAGAGATAAACGCTCGGCTGCTGCCGCAGGCACCCACGGTCGCGGACGCGGTCGCGGCCTACCGGACGATGGGGGCCACCGCGGCGGACGGCATGCGCGCGGCCGGCGGCCTCACCGAGCCGGAGCAGTGGCGGTACGACCGGACCCGCCGCTACACCCGCGACGAGTGGCTCGACCAGGTGCCGACGCAGGGCTTCTTCACCCGCCTGCCCGCCGAGCGCCTCGGCCCGCTGCTGGACGAGATCGGTGCCGCGATCGACCGGGCCGGCGGCGCGTTCACCATGCACGTCACGACCCTGGTGATCACCGCGACCCGGGCGCGATAG